One window of the Mycobacterium xenopi genome contains the following:
- a CDS encoding alpha,alpha-trehalose-phosphate synthase (UDP-forming) gives MSPGEGQGPRGSGSGDSDFVVVANRLPIDMERLADGTTTWKRSPGGLVTALEPLLRRRRGAWIGWPGIVDADEQPIVEEDLQLYPVRLSADDVAQYYEGFSNATLWPLYHDVIVKPIYHREWWDRYVDVNRRFAEATSRAAARGATVWVQDYQLQLVPKMLRELRPDLTIGFFLHIPFPPVELFMQLPWRIEIIEGLLGADLVGFHLVGGAQNFLFLARRLVGANTSRGAVGVRSRFGEVDLGSRTVRVGAFPISIDSAELDRKARDRNIRRRAREIRAELGNPRKILLGVDRLDYTKGIDVRLKAFSELLAEGRAKRDDTVLVQLATPSRERVESYQILRSDIERQVGHINGEYGEVGHPVVHYIHRPVPRDELIAFFVAADVMLVTPLRDGMNLVAKEYVACRSDLGGALVLSEFTGAAAELHQAYLVNPHDTERVKDAIEAALNQTDEEGRRRMRAMRRQVLAHDVDRWARSFLDALAEAHPPGSG, from the coding sequence GTGAGTCCCGGGGAAGGCCAGGGCCCCAGAGGTTCGGGCTCCGGGGATTCCGATTTCGTGGTGGTCGCCAACCGGCTGCCGATCGACATGGAGCGGCTCGCCGACGGCACCACCACCTGGAAACGCAGCCCGGGCGGGCTGGTCACCGCGTTGGAGCCATTGCTGCGCCGTCGCCGTGGAGCCTGGATCGGATGGCCCGGCATCGTCGACGCCGACGAGCAGCCCATCGTCGAAGAGGACCTGCAGCTGTACCCCGTCCGGCTGTCCGCCGACGACGTCGCCCAATATTACGAGGGGTTCTCCAACGCCACGCTGTGGCCGCTGTACCACGATGTCATCGTCAAGCCGATCTACCACCGCGAGTGGTGGGACCGCTATGTCGACGTCAACCGCCGATTCGCCGAAGCGACCTCACGCGCGGCTGCTCGCGGCGCCACCGTGTGGGTGCAGGACTACCAGCTGCAGCTGGTGCCGAAGATGCTGCGCGAACTGCGGCCCGATCTGACCATCGGTTTTTTCCTGCACATTCCGTTTCCGCCGGTCGAACTGTTCATGCAGCTGCCCTGGCGCATCGAGATTATCGAAGGTCTGCTCGGCGCCGACCTGGTGGGCTTCCACTTGGTCGGTGGCGCTCAGAATTTCCTGTTCCTGGCGCGGCGGTTGGTCGGGGCCAATACCTCTCGCGGGGCGGTCGGTGTCCGATCCCGGTTCGGCGAGGTCGACCTGGGGTCGCGCACCGTTCGGGTGGGCGCGTTCCCGATCTCGATCGACTCGGCTGAGCTCGACCGCAAGGCCCGTGACCGCAACATCCGCCGGCGGGCCCGCGAGATCCGGGCCGAGCTCGGCAACCCCCGTAAGATCCTGCTGGGAGTCGACCGGCTCGACTACACCAAGGGCATCGACGTTCGGCTGAAGGCTTTTTCCGAGCTGCTCGCCGAGGGCCGCGCCAAGCGCGACGACACCGTGCTGGTCCAGCTGGCCACCCCGAGCCGTGAACGCGTTGAGAGCTACCAGATCCTGCGCAGCGACATCGAACGGCAGGTCGGCCACATCAACGGTGAATACGGGGAGGTCGGCCACCCAGTGGTGCACTACATCCACCGTCCCGTTCCCCGCGACGAGCTGATCGCGTTTTTCGTCGCCGCCGACGTCATGCTGGTCACCCCGCTGCGGGACGGAATGAACCTGGTGGCCAAGGAGTATGTCGCCTGCCGCAGCGACCTGGGCGGCGCGCTGGTGTTGAGCGAATTCACTGGCGCCGCAGCCGAATTGCACCAGGCCTACCTGGTCAACCCGCACGACACCGAACGCGTCAAGGACGCCATCGAGGCGGCGCTCAACCAGACCGACGAGGAGGGACGGCGCCGGATGCGGGCCATGCGACGCCAGGTGCTCGCCCACGACGTCGACCGCTGGGCCCGGTCGTTTCTCGACGCGCTCGCCGAGGCGCATCCGCCGGGCTCTGGCTAG
- a CDS encoding enoyl-CoA hydratase, with protein sequence MAVHDDVGTSAVDGESAELVTYETLDEGRIARVWLNRPEAHNAQNRTLLVQLDEAFLRAEADDDVRVVILAARGKNFSAGHDLGSEAALAERKPGPAQHPTFRGYGATRDPIAEKTFLQEWHFYFHNTCRWRDLRKITIAQVQGNAISAGLMLIWACDLIVAADNAKFSDVVGVRMGMPGVEYYAHPWEFGPRKAKELLLTGDSLDADEAYRLGMVSKVFPLDQLEEKTLEFARRIAERPTMAALLIKDSVNAAADAMGFTEALRHAFHVHELGHAHWAAYNENRYPVGLPPEVEDWRNAKPSKIARRDEP encoded by the coding sequence ATGGCAGTCCACGATGATGTGGGCACCAGCGCGGTTGACGGCGAGTCCGCTGAGCTGGTTACCTACGAAACCCTCGACGAGGGCCGCATCGCCCGCGTGTGGCTCAACCGGCCCGAAGCCCACAACGCCCAGAATCGCACCCTGCTGGTTCAGCTCGACGAGGCGTTCTTGCGCGCCGAAGCCGACGACGACGTCCGGGTGGTGATCCTGGCCGCGCGCGGCAAGAACTTCTCCGCCGGCCACGACCTGGGTTCAGAGGCCGCGCTGGCTGAACGCAAGCCCGGCCCGGCCCAGCATCCGACGTTTCGTGGTTACGGCGCCACCCGAGACCCCATCGCTGAGAAGACGTTTCTGCAGGAATGGCACTTCTATTTCCACAACACCTGCCGCTGGCGCGATCTGCGCAAGATCACCATCGCCCAGGTTCAAGGCAACGCGATCTCCGCGGGTTTGATGCTGATCTGGGCCTGCGATCTCATCGTCGCCGCCGACAACGCGAAGTTTTCCGACGTCGTCGGGGTGCGCATGGGCATGCCGGGCGTCGAATACTACGCGCACCCTTGGGAATTCGGCCCCCGCAAAGCCAAAGAACTGCTGTTGACCGGTGATTCGCTCGACGCCGACGAGGCGTACCGGCTCGGCATGGTGTCCAAGGTCTTTCCGCTCGACCAGCTAGAGGAAAAGACACTGGAATTCGCACGGCGCATCGCCGAGCGGCCCACGATGGCGGCGCTGCTGATCAAAGACTCGGTCAACGCCGCCGCCGACGCGATGGGGTTCACCGAGGCGCTACGCCACGCATTCCACGTGCACGAGCTCGGACATGCGCACTGGGCTGCCTACAACGAAAACCGCTACCCGGTGGGGCTGCCGCCCGAGGTCGAGGACTGGCGCAACGCAAAACCGTCGAAGATCGCCCGCCGCGACGAGCCCTAG
- a CDS encoding molybdopterin dinucleotide binding domain-containing protein yields MEPRPHVPVIDKYGIRAVTAHTGNPLAHSFSLARYAGVLLGMSGMPVTFSPGTVDQWPKNLSSHLMYGRWWGFPVPDIERTDLLVIMGANPAESQGSLLAAPDVMALIKRIRRRGKVVVIDPVRTRTAAQADERLPITPGTDAAFLLAITHTLFDEDLVSLGALAPHVKVSRRCGGWPPTGHRNGCRPRLSRRLTRPGEELVLVSRRHLRSNNSWLHNVPALMKGRDRCTLLMHPDDAHRCGVAHGDIVTARSQVGEIQVPVEVTDAIKRGAVSMPHGWGHGKPGTRMAVANGAPGANTNVLSPPTFLDEPSGNGALNGIPVTVSAL; encoded by the coding sequence ATGGAGCCACGGCCACACGTACCGGTCATCGACAAGTACGGCATCCGAGCCGTCACCGCCCACACCGGCAACCCGCTTGCGCATTCCTTTTCACTGGCCCGTTATGCGGGCGTGCTGCTCGGGATGTCTGGCATGCCGGTCACCTTTTCGCCCGGCACCGTCGACCAGTGGCCGAAAAACCTGTCGTCGCATCTGATGTACGGCCGATGGTGGGGCTTCCCGGTGCCGGACATCGAGCGCACCGACCTGCTGGTGATCATGGGCGCGAACCCGGCGGAGTCGCAGGGCTCACTGCTCGCCGCCCCCGATGTCATGGCGCTCATCAAGCGCATCCGGCGGCGCGGCAAGGTGGTGGTCATCGACCCGGTCCGTACCCGCACCGCAGCGCAGGCCGACGAACGGCTGCCAATCACTCCCGGCACCGATGCGGCTTTCTTGCTCGCGATCACGCACACGCTGTTCGACGAGGACCTGGTTTCCCTGGGCGCGCTGGCCCCGCACGTCAAGGTGTCGCGACGATGCGGCGGGTGGCCGCCGACTGGCCACCGGAACGGGTGCCGGCCGCGGCTTTCGCGCCGACTGACACGCCCGGGCGAGGAACTGGTTCTGGTCAGCCGCAGGCATTTACGGTCGAACAATTCGTGGCTGCACAATGTGCCGGCGCTAATGAAGGGCCGCGACCGCTGCACGCTGTTGATGCATCCAGACGACGCGCATCGATGCGGCGTGGCCCACGGCGACATCGTCACGGCCAGATCGCAGGTTGGGGAGATCCAGGTTCCGGTCGAGGTCACAGACGCGATCAAGCGTGGTGCCGTCTCCATGCCGCACGGCTGGGGCCACGGCAAACCGGGCACGCGGATGGCCGTGGCCAACGGCGCTCCGGGTGCCAACACGAATGTGCTGTCGCCGCCGACATTTCTCGACGAGCCGTCAGGTAACGGCGCGCTCAACGGGATACCGGTGACGGTCAGCGCTCTCTAG
- a CDS encoding SDR family oxidoreductase, translating to MRLSFEDRTYLVTGGGSGIGKAVAGGLVGSGAAVMIIGRDAYRLAGAVKDIEATTATRGSIRYESADVTDEDEIAQTVEAATAWHGRLHGVVHCAGGSETIGPITQIDSEAWRRTVDLNVNGTMYVLKHAARQLVRGGGGSFVGISSIAASNTHRWFGAYGVTKSAVDHLMMLAADELGPSWVRVNGIRPGLIRTDLVAAITESPELSEDYRICTPLPRVGEVDDVANLAMFLLSDAASWITGQVINVDGGHALRRGPDFSAMLEPVFGADGLRGVV from the coding sequence GTGCGGCTTTCGTTCGAGGACCGGACATATCTGGTCACGGGAGGGGGCAGCGGCATCGGTAAGGCAGTAGCGGGCGGGCTGGTCGGGTCCGGGGCGGCGGTGATGATCATCGGCCGCGACGCCTACCGGCTGGCGGGCGCCGTGAAAGACATCGAGGCAACCACCGCCACCCGCGGCTCGATCCGCTACGAGTCTGCCGACGTGACCGACGAGGACGAGATCGCCCAGACGGTGGAGGCCGCGACGGCATGGCACGGTCGGCTGCACGGCGTGGTGCATTGCGCCGGCGGCTCGGAGACCATTGGCCCGATCACTCAGATCGACTCCGAGGCCTGGCGACGCACCGTCGACCTCAACGTCAACGGCACCATGTACGTGCTCAAACATGCCGCGCGCCAACTCGTGCGCGGCGGCGGCGGATCGTTCGTCGGGATCTCGTCGATCGCGGCCAGCAACACCCACCGCTGGTTCGGGGCTTACGGAGTGACCAAATCCGCCGTCGACCACCTGATGATGTTGGCGGCCGACGAGCTGGGCCCGTCGTGGGTCCGCGTCAACGGCATCCGGCCGGGGCTGATCCGCACCGACCTGGTGGCCGCGATCACCGAGTCGCCGGAGCTGAGCGAGGACTACCGGATCTGCACTCCGCTGCCGCGGGTGGGCGAGGTCGACGACGTCGCCAACCTGGCCATGTTTTTGCTCAGCGATGCCGCCAGCTGGATCACCGGACAGGTCATCAACGTCGACGGCGGACACGCGCTGCGGCGCGGCCCGGATTTCAGCGCGATGCTGGAACCGGTGTTCGGCGCCGACGGGCTACGCGGAGTGGTCTGA